The Benincasa hispida cultivar B227 chromosome 11, ASM972705v1, whole genome shotgun sequence genome has a segment encoding these proteins:
- the LOC120090614 gene encoding uncharacterized protein LOC120090614 yields MAPYEALHGRPCRTSVYCNEVGKRQLIELELVQTTLENVKVIRENLKIAHDRQKSYADKRRRELEFEIGDRVFLKLSPWKGILRFDNKGKLSPRYIEPYEIIAHVGPAAYKFALPTELSKIYDVFHVSMLWKYVPNPTHILREQPVQLKENLSYEEEPVQILDRK; encoded by the coding sequence ATGGCACCGTATGAGGCTTTGCATGGAAGACCTTGTAGAACTTCAGTTTATTGTAATGAGGTTGGCAAAAGACAGTTGATAGAACTAGAGTTAGTCCAGACAACATTAGAAAATGTTAAGGTAATCagagaaaatttgaagataGCTCATGATCGACAGAAGAGCTATGCagataaaagaagaagagagttAGAGTTTGAGATCGGAGATCGAGTATTTCTAAAGTTGTCaccatggaaaggaatactcagatTTGACAATAAAGGTAAGTTAAGTCCCAGATacatagaaccctacgagataaTTGCACATGTAGGGCCAGCAGCTTACAAATTTGCTTTACCTACTGAGTTATCTAAGATATATGATGTTTTCCATGTATCCATGTTATGGAAGTATGTACCCAACCCTACTCACATTCTCCGAGAACAACCAGTCCAACTAAAAGAGAATTTatcttatgaagaggaaccagTTCAGATCCTAGATAGAAAATAG